Genomic window (Candidatus Diapherotrites archaeon):
TGCGGGAAGGGAATTTTTTGGGGAGATCTAATTCAAGGATTCCGTTCCTGAGCTCGGCTTTTGCTTTCTCTGGAATGACTTCTGCTGGCAAAGGAATGCTCCTGTAAAAGCTCTGATACTTTCTTTCCTTGTAGAAATAGCCTTTCTCTTTTTCTTCTCTTTCTGCTTTTGCTTTTGCGCTTAAAGTCAGCTGCCTTTCTGTTAAATCAATGTTTAATCCTTTCTTGTCTGTGCCTGGAATTTCTGCTGAAATCTTCAGGCTTGGCCCTGTGTCCTTTATGTCAATCAACGGCGCCCTTATGAGCTCGTGTGGAAGCTTCATCCTGATTGGAGCAAGAAAGTCTTCGTCAAAAAATCCTAGTCCTCTCTCCCTTTTCTTGAGTTTCCTGAATGGATCCCATATGTC
Coding sequences:
- a CDS encoding Hsp20/alpha crystallin family protein, which encodes MNEVDIWDPFRKLKKRERGLGFFDEDFLAPIRMKLPHELIRAPLIDIKDTGPSLKISAEIPGTDKKGLNIDLTERQLTLSAKAKAEREEKEKGYFYKERKYQSFYRSIPLPAEVIPEKAKAELRNGILELDLPKKFPSRKAGKTVKVKVE